In Paludibacter propionicigenes WB4, the genomic window AAGGTAAACTGCGATTTCTACAGCTTTACCTTTGGCAGTAACCACTACGCGCGAATCAAAGTCGAAATCTTTGTACCGTAGCGAAACCTCTATAGAGTTAGCGGCTTTGTCAACCTTACGGTTGGATACGGCCGGGACCAAGTCCCACTGCTCGGGAGTGTTGGAAAGCCTTATTGCACCGCCTTGTGCTGTTCTTACACCGTGGTGGATCAATTCGATGCCGGCATTCTTCTCATCGTTAAAGCCTCCACTAAAAATGTTGCTGTATGCTAAAACATTGACTCCTTGTGTCTCGAAATAGTCGAGATCATTGAGTTTCAATTCCTGACCCGAAACAGAGTTGAATACAGGCAGTAGTAGCATAGCAGCTGATAAAAATGTTGATTTTCTCATGCTGATAAAAGATTAATATATGTATTGTGTGATTTTAGATTCAGCTTCCGGTGTAGTTCCGCTTACCGGAACTCAGAGCTAACCTTGACAGTCTGTAAAGCCCTGACAAATATAATCATTAATATCCATATATAATCTTTTGAACTAATCATGCATGCCCTAAACAGGAGAGATATTTTAATATCATCAGGGTTTTCATTTGAAAGTTGCGTAAATTGCTATTTTAACTGTAGTGGATTTAGTTGATTAATCCTACTTTATTAGGAGAGCATATAGATTTCATCCAACTTGACGCGGGGATTGACCTTGTCCGGTGAGCCGAAAAACAAGGAAGGGAAGCGTAAAAATACCCACTGTTTGACGACCGTAGGGAGGAGTTTGGGTATTTTAGCTTTCCGACCGTCAGTTTTTCGAGTAAAGCGGACAAAGTCTTGAACTTTTTTGCTTCGTTTTTTGGTTCAAGCTAAAAAATGAAGTGGGGTTTGGGGTAAAACCCCAATCAGAAAACTATGCTATTTTATAGATACAATGCGGATTTACTTAGTCTCAGCGTTTAACTTGTGGTAGTAAATATATGAAACTGCCAGTATTCCCAATATAATCAGGGGGAAAAAAGTCTGTCCGTTGATTCCGTCAACAGCTCCGTGGCTGATAGTGGCAAAGATAAAATCAAACGCAAACCCTGCATAAGCCCATTCTTTTACCCGTTTGGGAACCAGCGGAATAATCAGTGCCAGTACGCCCAGTACTTTACAAACCACCAATGCATTTCCGAAGTATTCGGGATATCCCAGATGTCTGATTCCTTCTTTTGCCAATTCCGATTGCCAGGTCAATGCCGGCATCAAACCTTCAAATAAAGCGATAAATATTGTCGCTGTCCAAAAAAATACTTTTTCTTTTTTCATATTCTATAGTTTTTAAGTAAATGATAATTATTGTTGGTATGTTTTTTTGTCACATAGTTCACATTAGTTTTAAATCGGAGATATAAGGACTAAGAACACATAGTACTATCCCGAATACGGGATAATTTCAGACTGAGCAAGAGTATCGTGAGATACTCTTACTATGTGACCTAAGTCTTTTTCTCTCAATTGATTTCTATGTGTTCTACTGTGATAAAATATATCATTAAATATTAGTAACTACTTAAATTGCCTGTTGTGATAGTATTTCATTTATAATTTTGCGTAATGAAGCGCTATTACGCCGTTAT contains:
- a CDS encoding DoxX family protein, translating into MKKEKVFFWTATIFIALFEGLMPALTWQSELAKEGIRHLGYPEYFGNALVVCKVLGVLALIIPLVPKRVKEWAYAGFAFDFIFATISHGAVDGINGQTFFPLIILGILAVSYIYYHKLNAETK